A single Phoenix dactylifera cultivar Barhee BC4 chromosome 1, palm_55x_up_171113_PBpolish2nd_filt_p, whole genome shotgun sequence DNA region contains:
- the LOC103723730 gene encoding disease resistance protein RPP13-like isoform X2, whose protein sequence is MEGAIAEAQVSSVMSQLANLLAQEVAFLSGVRDQVEWVKAQLQLLQGFLKHAESRKRRGDETAEIWIKQMRGVAYEIEDIIGTIKCMGERQRQRRGFMGTIFRYSHKPGELITLHKIGSEIEKIKEKIQNLFASKDTYDITDIGGSSAVDEISQSLRQSSPHSDDDDIDVIGFENDKKKIVSRLLDKNKKARCVISIVGMGGLGKTTLASKVYNDPAIKNILIPLLGFQFLRATEVIELAKDIMKKVMGIKKKKETTTRITDEDLEQMVEEDLKQMGEEEVREKLRDFLRDRKYLVVDE, encoded by the coding sequence ATGGAAGGAGCTATTGCTGAGGCTCAGGTTTCCAGTGTCATGTCTCAGCTTGCCAACCTCCTCGCACAAGAAGTTGCTTTCTTAAGTGGGGTGAGGGATCAAGTCGAATGGGTGAAAGCACAACTCCAGCTATTGCAAGGTTTCCTCAAACATGCCGAGtcgaggaagaggaggggagaCGAAACAGCGGAGATCTGGATAAAGCAGATGAGAGGTGTGGCATATGAAATAGAAGACATCATAGGCACCATCAAGTGCATGGGCGAGAGGCAGCGTCAGAGGAGAGGCTTCATGGGCACCATTTTCAGGTACTCTCACAAACCTGGTGAATTGATTACCCTACATAAAATTGGTTCtgaaattgaaaaaataaaggaaaagattCAAAATCTTTTCGCGAGCAAAGATACATACGACATTACTGATATAGGTGGAAGTAGTGCAGTGGATGAAATTTCGCAATCACTCAGACAATCCTCTCCtcactctgatgatgatgacatTGATGTTATAGGCTTCGAGaatgataagaaaaaaatagtgaGTCGATTGCTCGATAAGAATAAGAAAGCACGATGTGTAATTTCGATAGTGGGTATGGGTGGGCTAGGCAAGACCACCCTGGCAAGTAAAGTGTATAATGACCCTGCAATTAAAAACATTTTGATACCTCTGCTTGGGTTTCAGTTTCTCAGAGCTACCGAGGTTATCGAGCTAGCAAAGGACATCATGAAAAAAGTAATgggaatcaaaaagaagaaagaaacaactACACGAATTACAGATGAAGACTTAGAGCAGATGGTTGAAGAAGACTTAAAGCAGATGGGTGAAGAAGAAGTGAGAGAGAAGCTCCGTGATTTCCTAAGAGACAGAAAGTATTTGGTCGTTGATGAATGA
- the LOC103723730 gene encoding probable disease resistance RPP8-like protein 4 isoform X1, with product MIHLRYLGLRRTGLKRLPSSIRHLLNLQTLDARGTRISWLPKSFWKIRTLRHVYINEVMFLLAPISGDHNNLQTLKIQDTMVQACAWDVVHIGAMDAVRVNRSIGITGIKNWVTRPGFIEEAMERTASRIYRKSLEKAIEKIDSLISLTLHFSILPGDNLFAWAPKLHQLRSLRLWGQLSYKQQRELTDSRQFPPNLTKLVLIHSEFEQDPMPVLEKLPDLKFLELWSSYFGKSMSCSSVGGFPRLQHLVLYGVHNLEEWRVEVGAMPSLTHLTIWNCKILKMLPEGLQHVTTLRELKLIEMPCEFNDRVRNEDGYKVRHVCSIILNMSSMRHSYHSY from the exons ATGATTCATCTACGATACCTGGGATTGAGAAGGACTGGTTTGAAGAGACTGCCATCCTCCATCCGACATCTCTTGAATCTGCAGACTCTAGATGCGAGAGGCACAAGGATTTCATGGCTTCCGAAATCATTTTGGAAAATCCGGACGCTGAGGCACGTCTATATTAATGAAGTTATGTTTCTGTTAGCACCGATAAGTGGTGATCACAACAACTTGCAGACTCTGAAAATCCAGGACACTATGGTCCAGGCGTGTGCTTGGGATGTTGTGCATATAGGTGCTATGGATGCAGTCCGTGTGAACCGTTCAATAGGCATAACAGGGATCAAAAATTGGGTTACCAGACCTGGCTTTATTGAGGAGGCGATGGAGAGAACAGCTAGCAGAATATATAGAAAGTCACTTGAAAAAGCAATCGAGAAAATAGACAGCCTCATCTCCTTGACTCTGCATTTTTCTATTCTCCCCGGCGACAACCTTTTCGCTTGGGCGCCAAAGTTGCACCAGCTCCGTTCACTGAGACTATGGGGCCAGTTGTCATACAAACAACAACGGGAGCTCACAGACAGCAGACAATTCCCGCCAAACCTCACCAAGCTCGTATTAATTCATTCTGAATTCGAGCAAGACCCAATGCCGGTGCTGGAGAAGCTACCAGACCTCAAGTTTCTTGAACTATGGTCTTCATATTTTGGGAAGAGCATGTCGTGTTCTTCTGTAGGTGGCTTTCCTCGACTGCAACACCTGGTATTATACGGTGTCCACAATTTAGAGGAATGGAGAGTAGAGGTTGGGGCAATGCCCAGCCTTACCCACTTAACTATCTGGAACTGCAAAATATTGAAGATGCTTCCTGAGGGATTGCAGCACGTGACCACACTTCGAGAACTGAAGCTAATTGAAATGCCCTGTGAGTTCAATGATAGGGTCAGAAATGAGGACGGGTACAAGGTCCGACACGTCTGCTCCATTATTTTGAACATGAGCTCGATGAGACACTCATATCATTCGTACTA a